In Lacibacter sp. H375, one DNA window encodes the following:
- the mqnB gene encoding futalosine hydrolase, with translation MNCLVVSATVLEIKPFIQHCRTTNKLDYIDLQLDFLVTGVGSINTTYALMKHLQVKKPDIVIMAGISGAFDRSLNLGDVIAVKQEALADLGVQEKDGYKDVFDLKLLAANEFPFKQKRLVNPFTVLMERTKLPLVGSVTVNQITSAKKTAELYQTKYKAKIENMEGAALHLVCMKENIPFVQIRSISNYVGERNKQKWKLKEAVQNLNKELIRLVESL, from the coding sequence ATGAATTGTTTAGTTGTTTCAGCCACCGTATTGGAAATCAAGCCCTTTATTCAACATTGCCGCACCACCAACAAGCTGGACTATATCGATTTACAGCTCGATTTTCTTGTTACCGGAGTTGGCTCCATCAATACTACCTATGCGTTGATGAAGCATTTACAAGTAAAAAAGCCCGATATCGTTATCATGGCCGGTATTTCAGGAGCGTTTGACCGATCATTGAATTTGGGCGATGTAATTGCAGTAAAGCAAGAAGCCTTAGCCGATTTAGGTGTGCAGGAAAAAGATGGGTATAAAGATGTGTTTGATCTGAAACTGCTGGCTGCAAATGAATTTCCTTTCAAACAGAAAAGATTGGTGAACCCGTTTACAGTGTTGATGGAACGAACAAAACTGCCGTTGGTTGGAAGTGTTACGGTGAATCAAATTACATCTGCCAAAAAAACAGCTGAACTTTATCAAACAAAATACAAAGCAAAGATCGAGAACATGGAAGGTGCTGCACTCCATCTCGTTTGTATGAAAGAAAATATTCCGTTTGTGCAGATCAGAAGTATTTCAAATTATGTGGGCGAACGCAACAAACAGAAGTGGAAGTTGAAAGAAGCGGTGCAAAATTTGAACAAAGAATTGATACGATTGGTTGAAAGTTTATAA
- the folE gene encoding GTP cyclohydrolase I FolE produces the protein MAYKKTEQYEEKVTSGLIESYRNALDLLGEDPEREGLLKTPERVAKAMQYMTQGYQMDAKAILESAKFHEEVSEMVIVKDIELYSMCEHHMLPFFGKAHIAYIPNGYITGLSKLARVVDVYSRRLQVQERLTTQILEAIKESLNPMGVAVVVEAQHLCMMMRGVQKQNSVTTTSAFSGEFQKQATRSEFLKLISGKFN, from the coding sequence ATGGCTTATAAAAAGACAGAACAATACGAAGAAAAGGTTACTTCAGGATTGATAGAAAGCTACAGGAATGCTTTGGATCTATTAGGTGAAGATCCTGAAAGGGAAGGGTTACTAAAAACACCGGAACGTGTTGCGAAAGCAATGCAGTACATGACACAGGGCTACCAAATGGATGCAAAAGCAATTCTTGAAAGCGCCAAATTTCATGAAGAGGTGAGTGAGATGGTGATTGTAAAAGATATTGAGTTGTACAGCATGTGCGAACATCATATGTTGCCCTTCTTTGGGAAGGCACATATTGCTTATATCCCGAATGGCTATATTACTGGGTTGAGCAAACTCGCAAGAGTGGTGGATGTATATAGCCGCCGTTTGCAGGTGCAGGAGCGATTGACCACACAGATACTTGAAGCAATTAAAGAATCGTTGAATCCAATGGGCGTGGCCGTGGTAGTTGAAGCGCAACATTTATGTATGATGATGCGTGGTGTGCAGAAGCAGAACTCTGTTACGACAACTTCTGCTTTTTCAGGCGAATTTCAAAAACAGGCAACAAGAAGTGAGTTCCTGAAACTGATCTCAGGTAAGTTCAATTAA
- the fabD gene encoding ACP S-malonyltransferase codes for MKHAFVFPGQGSQFSGMGKNLYDAGVSAQRLFELANEILGFRISDIMFNGTDEDLKQTNVTQPAVFLHSAIAYKTIESAKPDMVAGHSLGEFSALVANGVLSFEDALQLVSVRATAMQKACELNPSTMAAVLALADEKVEEVCKQVQEETGEVVVPANYNCPGQLVISGSLKGIDIACERMKAAGAKRALVLPVGGAFHSPLMEPAREELKAKIESTNFYTPQCAIYQNVVAKAVLDKDEIKQNLIDQLTGAVRWTQSVQSMIADGASKFTEVGPGKVLQGLVQKINKEMVVEGVN; via the coding sequence ATGAAGCATGCGTTTGTATTTCCGGGCCAGGGTTCTCAGTTTAGTGGAATGGGAAAGAATTTGTATGATGCGGGAGTATCGGCCCAAAGATTGTTTGAATTAGCCAATGAAATTTTAGGTTTCCGTATTTCTGATATCATGTTCAATGGAACAGATGAAGATCTGAAGCAAACGAACGTAACACAGCCAGCTGTTTTTTTGCATTCAGCGATTGCTTATAAAACCATTGAATCAGCAAAGCCGGATATGGTTGCAGGACATTCATTAGGTGAGTTCAGTGCATTAGTAGCGAACGGTGTATTGAGTTTTGAAGATGCGTTACAATTGGTGAGCGTTCGTGCAACTGCTATGCAGAAAGCCTGTGAGTTGAACCCCTCAACCATGGCTGCAGTGCTTGCGTTGGCTGACGAAAAAGTAGAAGAAGTGTGTAAGCAAGTGCAGGAAGAAACAGGAGAAGTTGTTGTGCCAGCGAATTACAACTGTCCCGGACAGTTAGTGATTAGCGGTTCATTAAAAGGAATTGACATTGCCTGTGAACGAATGAAAGCAGCCGGTGCAAAACGTGCATTGGTATTACCGGTTGGTGGTGCGTTTCATAGCCCGCTGATGGAGCCTGCACGTGAAGAATTAAAAGCAAAAATTGAAAGCACCAATTTTTATACACCGCAATGCGCCATTTACCAAAACGTAGTTGCAAAAGCTGTGCTGGATAAAGATGAGATCAAACAAAATTTAATTGATCAATTGACTGGTGCTGTACGTTGGACACAAAGCGTGCAATCAATGATCGCCGATGGTGCAAGTAAGTTTACAGAAGTTGGTCCGGGTAAAGTATTACAAGGCTTGGTGCAAAAGATCAATAAGGAAATGGTTGTGGAAGGAGTGAATTAA
- a CDS encoding GNAT family N-acetyltransferase produces MPIIIRRAVKEDCPRLLELVNELALYEKAPEEVTVTLEHFVDSGFGPNPVWWAFVAEENDLVLGFALYYIRYSTWKGQRMYLEDILVTEQARGKGIGKLLFDQLIVEAKEKKFSGIVWQVLEWNEPAINFYKKYNSNFDPEWINCSIPV; encoded by the coding sequence ATGCCGATCATTATCCGCCGAGCAGTAAAAGAAGATTGTCCACGTTTATTAGAACTCGTGAACGAGCTAGCGCTTTATGAAAAAGCGCCGGAAGAAGTAACCGTTACGTTAGAACATTTTGTTGACAGCGGTTTTGGACCCAATCCTGTTTGGTGGGCATTTGTAGCAGAAGAAAATGATCTTGTGCTTGGCTTTGCGTTGTACTATATCCGCTACTCTACATGGAAAGGTCAACGCATGTATTTAGAAGATATTCTTGTAACCGAACAGGCAAGAGGAAAAGGCATTGGCAAATTATTATTCGATCAACTCATTGTTGAAGCAAAAGAGAAAAAGTTCAGCGGCATTGTGTGGCAAGTATTGGAATGGAATGAGCCTGCGATTAATTTCTATAAAAAGTATAACAGCAACTTTGATCCGGAGTGGATCAATTGCAGCATACCCGTTTAG
- a CDS encoding 6-pyruvoyl trahydropterin synthase family protein, translating to MVYLTRLEHFNAAHKLYNPNWSQEKNEAMFGKCANENWHGHNYDLFVTIKGQVNEDTGFLFDVKKLSELIKIHVLEKLDHKNLNMDVDFMQGKMCSTENLAKAIWQQLHPHLPAEVLLHCIKLYETPRIYVEYFGE from the coding sequence ATGGTTTACTTAACAAGATTAGAACATTTTAATGCGGCGCATAAACTCTACAATCCTAATTGGAGCCAGGAGAAAAATGAAGCCATGTTTGGTAAATGTGCCAACGAGAACTGGCATGGGCATAACTATGATCTGTTTGTTACTATTAAAGGCCAGGTAAATGAAGACACAGGTTTTTTGTTTGATGTAAAGAAACTTAGTGAGCTTATTAAAATTCATGTGCTTGAAAAACTCGATCACAAAAACCTTAACATGGATGTAGATTTCATGCAGGGAAAAATGTGTTCTACCGAAAACCTGGCAAAAGCCATCTGGCAACAACTGCACCCACACCTGCCTGCTGAAGTATTGCTCCACTGTATTAAACTCTACGAAACGCCCCGCATTTACGTTGAATATTTTGGAGAATAA
- a CDS encoding 1,4-dihydroxy-6-naphthoate synthase: MTTYTLGFSPCPNDTFIFDALVNGKIDTEGLSFDVQLEDVQTLNEWAKQGKLDFSKISYGVYPLIRHQYNLLKSGGALGKGVGPLLITKHEVPSTKIEELQQLVNDSTIAIPGTNTTAHFLFSQAFPNAKQKQFMVFHEIEEAVLSGRVDMGVIIHENRFTYQQKGLHKLTDLGEYWETTTGYPIPLGGIVAHPRIDAHLQNKVDRLIRKSLEYAFSNYPLITDYVKQHSQEMSEEVMRQHIDLYVNNYSLDLGEDGMQAVEQMLQTATQHS; this comes from the coding sequence ATGACCACTTATACACTTGGCTTTTCGCCCTGTCCCAACGACACGTTTATCTTTGATGCGTTGGTGAATGGAAAAATTGATACGGAAGGATTATCGTTCGATGTGCAGTTGGAAGATGTGCAAACGTTGAATGAATGGGCAAAGCAAGGCAAACTTGATTTTTCAAAGATCAGCTACGGTGTTTATCCACTTATTCGTCATCAGTATAATTTATTAAAAAGCGGCGGTGCATTGGGCAAAGGTGTAGGACCTCTTTTAATTACGAAACACGAAGTACCAAGTACGAAGATTGAAGAGCTTCAGCAATTGGTGAATGATTCAACCATTGCAATACCCGGCACAAATACCACAGCTCATTTTCTGTTTTCACAAGCATTTCCCAATGCAAAACAAAAACAGTTCATGGTGTTTCATGAAATTGAAGAAGCTGTTTTGAGTGGTAGAGTTGATATGGGTGTGATCATTCATGAAAACCGTTTCACTTATCAGCAGAAAGGATTGCATAAACTGACGGATCTTGGTGAATATTGGGAAACAACAACCGGCTATCCTATCCCCTTAGGTGGTATTGTAGCACATCCACGAATTGATGCTCATCTGCAAAATAAAGTTGATCGATTGATCCGTAAAAGTTTGGAGTATGCTTTCAGCAATTATCCGCTCATAACAGATTACGTAAAACAACATTCACAGGAGATGAGTGAAGAGGTGATGCGCCAGCACATTGATCTGTATGTAAATAATTACTCGCTTGATTTGGGTGAAGATGGTATGCAGGCAGTTGAGCAAATGCTGCAAACGGCCACACAACATTCATGA
- a CDS encoding 6-pyruvoyl trahydropterin synthase family protein, which produces MQKKVSVFRHEHFNAAHRLYNPEWTNERNDSVFGKCNNPSFHGHNYELVVKITGVPDKDTGYVMDLKVLSDLIRNEIIERFDHKNLNLDTVEFKNLNPTAENIAVVIYDLLRPLIDEDKELQIRLYETPRNFVEYPA; this is translated from the coding sequence ATGCAAAAAAAAGTATCCGTCTTTCGTCACGAACATTTTAACGCTGCCCATCGTTTATACAATCCGGAATGGACAAACGAACGGAACGATTCAGTGTTTGGCAAATGCAACAATCCTTCTTTTCATGGCCATAACTACGAACTTGTAGTGAAAATTACAGGTGTGCCAGATAAAGACACCGGTTATGTGATGGATCTGAAAGTATTGAGTGACTTGATAAGAAATGAAATTATTGAACGTTTCGATCATAAAAATCTGAACCTCGATACTGTTGAATTTAAAAACCTGAATCCAACAGCAGAGAACATAGCAGTCGTAATTTATGATTTGTTGCGACCACTTATTGATGAAGACAAGGAATTGCAGATTCGTTTGTACGAAACACCAAGAAATTTTGTAGAATATCCGGCATAA
- a CDS encoding cryptochrome/photolyase family protein, translating to MAKQKVNICWFRRDLRLHDNAALYHALKDGLPVVPVFVFDKSILDQLEDKNDRRVEFIHHVISDMQQQLQSMGSSMDVYYGFPAEIFQKLLEKYSINKVFTNHDYEPYAQKRDAVVQHQLNNADVSFHTFKDQVIFEKNEVLKDDGKPYTVFTPYSRKWKAKLNDFYLKSYPVEKYATNFFKQTPVTIPSLKQMGFLAVDLPFPSAETRKEIIKKYKEQRDFPAIDGTSRLSVHLRFGTISIRELARETKELSEGFLNELIWRDFYHMILWHFPQVGEGKSFKKEYDFIEWRHDEKDFQKWCDGQTGYPIVDAGMRELNATGFMHNRVRMIVASFLTKHLLLDWRWGEAYFAKKLLDFDMAANNGGWQWAAGSGCDAAPYFRIFNPYLQTQKFDPKLEYIRKWVPEFEGFDYVKPIVQHELARKRCLEVYSKALKK from the coding sequence ATGGCAAAACAGAAAGTGAATATCTGCTGGTTCAGGAGGGATCTTCGGTTACATGATAATGCAGCTTTGTATCATGCATTAAAAGACGGCTTGCCTGTGGTACCTGTATTTGTTTTCGATAAATCTATCCTTGATCAGCTGGAGGATAAAAACGACCGACGTGTTGAGTTTATTCATCATGTTATTTCTGATATGCAACAGCAATTGCAAAGCATGGGCAGCAGCATGGATGTGTATTATGGTTTTCCTGCAGAGATCTTTCAAAAGTTGCTGGAGAAATATTCAATCAATAAAGTATTCACCAATCACGATTATGAGCCGTATGCTCAAAAAAGAGATGCTGTTGTTCAGCATCAATTAAATAATGCAGATGTTTCGTTTCATACATTCAAAGACCAGGTGATTTTTGAAAAAAATGAAGTGCTAAAAGATGACGGCAAACCCTATACTGTCTTTACTCCTTACAGCCGCAAATGGAAAGCAAAACTCAATGACTTTTATTTGAAGAGTTATCCTGTAGAGAAATATGCAACTAACTTTTTCAAACAAACGCCAGTAACCATTCCTTCATTAAAACAAATGGGTTTTTTAGCAGTTGACTTGCCATTTCCATCTGCAGAAACAAGAAAAGAAATCATTAAAAAATATAAAGAGCAAAGAGATTTTCCTGCTATCGATGGAACGAGCAGGTTGAGTGTGCATTTACGTTTTGGAACAATCAGCATTCGTGAACTTGCAAGAGAAACAAAAGAATTAAGCGAAGGGTTTCTAAATGAACTGATCTGGCGTGATTTCTATCATATGATCCTTTGGCATTTTCCACAAGTGGGAGAAGGTAAGTCATTCAAGAAAGAGTATGATTTTATTGAATGGCGTCACGATGAAAAAGATTTTCAGAAGTGGTGCGATGGGCAAACAGGTTATCCTATTGTTGATGCAGGGATGCGTGAACTCAACGCTACCGGTTTCATGCATAATCGTGTAAGGATGATCGTTGCATCATTTCTCACCAAGCATTTACTACTCGATTGGCGATGGGGTGAAGCTTATTTCGCAAAAAAGTTATTGGACTTTGATATGGCTGCCAACAACGGTGGTTGGCAATGGGCCGCAGGAAGTGGTTGCGATGCAGCTCCTTATTTCCGCATCTTCAATCCGTATTTGCAAACACAAAAATTCGATCCTAAACTGGAGTATATACGAAAGTGGGTACCTGAGTTTGAAGGTTTTGATTATGTTAAACCGATCGTACAGCATGAACTTGCACGTAAACGTTGCCTGGAGGTTTACAGTAAAGCTTTGAAGAAATAG